GCTCCGCTCACCACGGCGCCTTTGCCCTGCATCAAATCCGGGCGAAGCACCTCCTCGAACCGGATTGCAGCTGAACTCGTCGTCATGATCTCTCTCCTCCAGAATTGACGCCGTGATGTGCCCTGCCGAGTGCGGGCGCGGGTTGCCGCCGGATGCGCTTTCCATTGAACAGAGCGGGAAAACTCGGCACGTGTTCGCCGCTGTCGAGGCTTTGAGTGCCGCCGCCGTCCCGCATCTGCCTGATCCTGCTGATGCCGTCAGCTGGATGACGGACGGTACCTGCCGGGATGCCGAGTTTCTGAACCACCTGGAGAACCTCTTCGACGCTCCGTTGCCGCGTCCAGGCTTCCACCATGGCATCGAACTCGTCGGCGCGACGCAGACGTTCCGCCGTCGGCGCCTCTTCGCCACCGACGATAGGGCGAAGGGCATTCCAGTAAGAGTCCAGCCCGCCATAGATGTAGACGAAACTGTCGGCGCATTCGTAAATGCCCGAGGGCGCGGAGGCGCGGTCGCGATTGCCCGCTGGTGGGCCGAGATGCGCGCCTTCGCTGAGCAGCACGGCGGCCGGCCCGAGCAACATCGACGAAGCGACCTCCATCATCGTCAGGTCGATCACCATTCCCCCATTCCGCGCCGTGTCCAGCATGGCCATGGCCGTCGAGAGGGCGGCATAAAGGCCTGAATAGAAATCGACGGGCCAGGACGTGGAAATCCGGGGGGTGCCGTCCGGATTGCCATTCATCCAGGCAAACCCGCTCTCGCACTGGGCGATCGTATCCATGCAGGTGCGATCGTCCTGCTGGCCGAAGCCGGAGATGAAGGTGGCGACCAGATCGGGATATCGCTCGCCGATCCTGTCGGGTGCGATCTCGAGCCGGCGCAGGGCCCGCGGCGTCAGATTGCAAACCAGCGCGTCCGCATCCCGCAACAGCGCGTGGAAGGCCGCGATACCCTCCGCGGATGCCATATCGAGGACGACACTCTGCTTGCCGGTGTTGAAGGAGCGAAAATAGGCACTGCCGAATTCAGTGCCGGGTAGCTCGCGAGAGCCGTCGCCACGCGCCGGTTCGATCTTGATCACTTCGGCGCCGAAATCGGCCAGGAGTTGGGCGGCCGTCGGACCGGCGATGAACTGGGTGAATTCGACGACACGGCGCCCCGCCAGCGG
The sequence above is a segment of the Rhizobium sp. SSA_523 genome. Coding sequences within it:
- a CDS encoding CoA transferase encodes the protein MSTPKPLAGRRVVEFTQFIAGPTAAQLLADFGAEVIKIEPARGDGSRELPGTEFGSAYFRSFNTGKQSVVLDMASAEGIAAFHALLRDADALVCNLTPRALRRLEIAPDRIGERYPDLVATFISGFGQQDDRTCMDTIAQCESGFAWMNGNPDGTPRISTSWPVDFYSGLYAALSTAMAMLDTARNGGMVIDLTMMEVASSMLLGPAAVLLSEGAHLGPPAGNRDRASAPSGIYECADSFVYIYGGLDSYWNALRPIVGGEEAPTAERLRRADEFDAMVEAWTRQRSVEEVLQVVQKLGIPAGTVRHPADGISRIRQMRDGGGTQSLDSGEHVPSFPALFNGKRIRRQPAPALGRAHHGVNSGGERS